CTGGAATCCACCCGTTCCCAAAGAAGCTTGGTCTGGCTATATCCAGTCGACAGATGGCGCTTATCAAATGTATTGGAATGCAGGGGTGTTTAAGGGCGACGTCAAGCTAAAGGAAATGAAGCCAGAAGCGGTATGGATTCCAGGCACTCACCATTTGGTTTATATCGATTGGGAAAAAGCGGAACAAGGAGCGGAGTCCGTGTCGTCGCTCTTCCTGTTCGATGCTGATCGTAAGCAACAATCTGTGCTGGTGAAAGGACTGCCAACGAGTGTATCTATTTTGGGTGCTAGCAACGACGGCAAATGGCTGTATGTCACGACTCCCGAGCTACTTGCCCCTTAGCATGTGAAACCCTTCCGATAGGTAAAGGCTGCGGTCGTTCATTTCTTTTACATCCAGCCAGAGTCGAGGGGCTTTTTGCTCGATGAATGCCGAATGCTTGATCTGACGCAGGATGTTGCGACCGTTGCCTTCGCCCTTTACTGCGATTGTAATACACATGAGTTCAATACTTTGATGAGGATTGGTCAACCCGGCGATGATGACGTAGCCGACGGGGTGGCCTGTTTCTTTTTTTCGGCAATCATATGGAGGATGTCCGGGCTGCCAAGTGCGTGGTGGTACCGCTCTTCGCTCCACGGGATAATGAACGGTATTCTCTGGCGCATTTTCTACTTCGCATACGAATGGAATGTCTGCCGGTGTCGTGCGGCGTAAGTGGATGGTCATGCGTGTTTCTCCTTTTCAGCTTAACATTTGCATACCATAATCAGATTGCCGTCGGGATCGCGGAAGTTGAACCAGTGACCATGCTGGACAGGAACGACGACTTCCACTCCGTTCTCCTTGAGAAATGCATAAGAGGCTTCGATATCCTGTGTGTTGAAATGAAATAAGGGAGCATCATCTGTGATGCGCTTCGGAAAGATTTTGCTGTCTAGAACGAGCGACAGTCCGTTTTGTAAGGGAATGCAGTATATATGTCCGACTATAATCTCACCGTCCGCGGGAAGGCCCAAGAGACGGCAGTACCAGTCGCGTGCGCGTTCGATATCGCTGACGGCTACAAAAATGGCTCCGATTTGGGGGAGCAGCGGGGAAGCGGTTTTCATTGTGAGAAAGCTCCTTTCAGTAGGCGTTTTTCACAAGGTCGCCCCGACATCATCGTGCACGAAATGTCGGATCGCCTGATTTTGCTTCTGCTATTCTGAGGGGGAAAGGGAGGTCATTACCATGGATTTGCTTGCAAAGCTGAATGAAGCTCTGGACTATATCGAAGACAATTTGACCAGCGAGATTGACTACAAAGAAATCGCCCGGGTGGCTTGCTGCTCCGAGTATCACTTCAAAAGGATGTTTTCTTTTCTTGCTGGTGTTCCGCTATCCGAGTACATCCGGCGTCGGCGCATTACGCTTGCAGCTTTTGAGCTTGCGGACAGCAACGAGCGGGTCATTGACATTGCGATCAAATACGGATACGGATCGGCTGATTCCTTTGCCAGAGCTTTTCAGAATGTGCATGGCGTCACTCCGACAGAAGCCAGACACATTGGCCATTCCTTGAAGGCTTATCCGCGAATGACCTTTCATCTATCCATTAAAGGAGGCAATGCCATGAACTACCGTATGGAAGAAAAAGAGGCATTTCGCATTGTGGGTCTGAAAAAAAGAGTCCCGTTGATTTACCGTGGAGTTAATCCAGAGATTGCGGCCATGTGGGCTTCATTAGATATGGCGAGGATTCAACAACTAAAATCGCTATCCGATGTTGAACCACTTGGACTGATCAGTGCGTCCACGAACTTTTCAGAAGGTCGGCTGGAATATGGCGAGCTCGATCACTATATCGGCGTAGCCACTACAGCAGATTGTCCTGATAATCTGGCAGTACTCGAAGTTCCTGCTTCCACCTGGGCGGTATTCGAAGCAGTGGGTCCTTTTCCTGATACGCTGCAAGATGTCTGGGCCCGGATTTATTCGGAATGGTTTTTATCCTCCGGTTATGAACAGGCTGAGGGTCCAGAGATTTTGTGGAACGAAAATAAAGACACTTCATCCCCGACCTTCCGAAGCGAAATTTGGATTCCTGTCGTGAAAAAGTAACCCCTTCTTGGATTCGCTTTCGCTTGCGGAACACCTACCAACGTGTGCTTATCCGAAAAGAAATAATTACCAACTTTTTTTTAC
The window above is part of the Brevibacillus antibioticus genome. Proteins encoded here:
- a CDS encoding GNAT family N-acetyltransferase, with amino-acid sequence MTIHLRRTTPADIPFVCEVENAPENTVHYPVERRAVPPRTWQPGHPPYDCRKKETGHPVGYVIIAGLTNPHQSIELMCITIAVKGEGNGRNILRQIKHSAFIEQKAPRLWLDVKEMNDRSLYLSEGFHMLRGK
- a CDS encoding AraC family transcriptional regulator; translated protein: MDLLAKLNEALDYIEDNLTSEIDYKEIARVACCSEYHFKRMFSFLAGVPLSEYIRRRRITLAAFELADSNERVIDIAIKYGYGSADSFARAFQNVHGVTPTEARHIGHSLKAYPRMTFHLSIKGGNAMNYRMEEKEAFRIVGLKKRVPLIYRGVNPEIAAMWASLDMARIQQLKSLSDVEPLGLISASTNFSEGRLEYGELDHYIGVATTADCPDNLAVLEVPASTWAVFEAVGPFPDTLQDVWARIYSEWFLSSGYEQAEGPEILWNENKDTSSPTFRSEIWIPVVKK
- a CDS encoding VOC family protein; protein product: MKTASPLLPQIGAIFVAVSDIERARDWYCRLLGLPADGEIIVGHIYCIPLQNGLSLVLDSKIFPKRITDDAPLFHFNTQDIEASYAFLKENGVEVVVPVQHGHWFNFRDPDGNLIMVCKC